A DNA window from Pungitius pungitius chromosome 1, fPunPun2.1, whole genome shotgun sequence contains the following coding sequences:
- the LOC119223244 gene encoding uncharacterized protein LOC119223244 isoform X1, translated as MVAHVENLRRQYDRNMLELEDAKKTIQLQNSCRSAVDPSPSPGLRCPASRGLFCSFFIISQTFLLLDAERESEGRKKNSQQNSGRRRVSVTLMPIQIQEPVKLDTDKKALPGRSISKDSFLSSLSPPLGSESCCAAGTKAAGSLAEDRPVEPEETPAAELLPPPAPGLEGLLSKHQATRKSRDKNPPLDGLRQRHKGKAALSKKKADRDKKSAAAYRRPSTSSCGPPWGRRPAALWALRCRWALLLVYLFVLFCGAALACVLWKLHDEAPER; from the exons ATGGTGGCCCACGTGGAGAACCTGAGGAGACAATACGATAGAAACATGTTGGAGCTGGAGGACGCCAAGAAGACCATCCAGCTGCAGAACTCCTGCAGAAGCGCCGTGGACCCGAGCCCGTCTCCAGGTCTCCGATGTCCTGCCTCCCGGGGTTTGTTTTGCTCGTTCTTCATTATTTCACAGACTTTTCTCCTTCtagatgcagagagagaaagtgaaggCAGAAAGAAAAACTCTCAGCAG AACAGCGGTCGTCGCAGAGTCAGCGTAACTCTAATGCCGATCCAAATCCAG GAGCCGGTCAAGCTAGACACGGATAAAAAAGCTCTCCCTGGAAGGTCCATCAGCAAAGACTCCTTCCTCTCGTCCTTGTCTCCCCCCCTGGGCTCCGAGTCCTGCTGCGCCGCCGGGACCAAGGCCGCCGGCTCCCTCGCCGAAGACAG GCCGGTGGAGCCAGAAGAAACTCCAGCTGCTGAACTCcttccccccccggcccccggccTCGAGGGCCTCCTGTCGAAACATCAGGCCACCAGAAAGTCACGTGACAAAAA CCCCCCCCTGGATGGTCTACGCCAGAGACACAAGGGCAAAGCTGCCTTATCAAAGAAAAAAGCAGACAGGGACAAAAAGAGCGCCGCCGCTTACCGACGGCCTTCAACGAGCTC GTGCGGCCCGCCGTGGGGACGGCGTCCCGCGGCCCTCTGGGCGCTACGCTGTCGCTGGGCGCTGCTCCTCGTGTACCTGTTTGTGCTTTTCTGCGGCGCGGCGCTGGCTTGCGTCCTGTGGAAGCTTCACGACGAAGCGCCGGAGCGCTGA
- the LOC119223244 gene encoding uncharacterized protein LOC119223244 isoform X2 → MVAHVENLRRQYDRNMLELEDAKKTIQLQNSCRSAVDPSPSPDAERESEGRKKNSQQNSGRRRVSVTLMPIQIQEPVKLDTDKKALPGRSISKDSFLSSLSPPLGSESCCAAGTKAAGSLAEDRPVEPEETPAAELLPPPAPGLEGLLSKHQATRKSRDKNPPLDGLRQRHKGKAALSKKKADRDKKSAAAYRRPSTSSCGPPWGRRPAALWALRCRWALLLVYLFVLFCGAALACVLWKLHDEAPER, encoded by the exons ATGGTGGCCCACGTGGAGAACCTGAGGAGACAATACGATAGAAACATGTTGGAGCTGGAGGACGCCAAGAAGACCATCCAGCTGCAGAACTCCTGCAGAAGCGCCGTGGACCCGAGCCCGTCTCCAG atgcagagagagaaagtgaaggCAGAAAGAAAAACTCTCAGCAG AACAGCGGTCGTCGCAGAGTCAGCGTAACTCTAATGCCGATCCAAATCCAG GAGCCGGTCAAGCTAGACACGGATAAAAAAGCTCTCCCTGGAAGGTCCATCAGCAAAGACTCCTTCCTCTCGTCCTTGTCTCCCCCCCTGGGCTCCGAGTCCTGCTGCGCCGCCGGGACCAAGGCCGCCGGCTCCCTCGCCGAAGACAG GCCGGTGGAGCCAGAAGAAACTCCAGCTGCTGAACTCcttccccccccggcccccggccTCGAGGGCCTCCTGTCGAAACATCAGGCCACCAGAAAGTCACGTGACAAAAA CCCCCCCCTGGATGGTCTACGCCAGAGACACAAGGGCAAAGCTGCCTTATCAAAGAAAAAAGCAGACAGGGACAAAAAGAGCGCCGCCGCTTACCGACGGCCTTCAACGAGCTC GTGCGGCCCGCCGTGGGGACGGCGTCCCGCGGCCCTCTGGGCGCTACGCTGTCGCTGGGCGCTGCTCCTCGTGTACCTGTTTGTGCTTTTCTGCGGCGCGGCGCTGGCTTGCGTCCTGTGGAAGCTTCACGACGAAGCGCCGGAGCGCTGA
- the rpl10a gene encoding large ribosomal subunit protein uL1 isoform X2, producing MLPKKSAGHRLPWWYGLKTLPRPKFSVCVLGDQQHCDEAKAAELPHMDIEALKKLNKNKKMVKKLAKKYDAFLASESLIKQIPRILGPGLNKAGKFPSLLTHNENLNTKVDEVKSTIKFQMKKVLCLAVAVGHVKMTEDELVYNIHLAVNFLVSLLKKNWQNVRALYVKSTMGKPQRLY from the exons ATGTTGCCAAAGAAGTCAGCTGGACACCGGCTACCCTGGTGGTATGG GCTGAAGACTCTCCCCAGGCCCAAATTCTCCGTCTGCGTCCTGGGAGACCAGCAGCATTGTGACGAAGCCAAAGCTGCTGAGCTGCCCCACATGGACATTGAGGCTCTCAAGAAGCTcaacaagaacaagaagatGGTCAAGAAGCTCG CCAAAAAGTACGATGCCTTCCTGGCCTCAGAGTCTCTGATCAAGCAGATCCCTCGTATCCTCGGTCCTGGTCTCAACAAGGCTGGCAAGTTCCCCTCCCTGCTCACCCACAATGAGAACCTGAACACCAAAGTGGACGAGGTCAAATCCACCATCAAATTCCAGATGAAGAAG GTGCTGTGTCTGGCTGTAGCTGTAGGACACGTGAAGATGACAGAGGATGAGCTTGTGTACAACATCCACCTGGCCGTCAACTTCCTCGTGTCTCTGCTGAAGAAGAACTGGCAGAACGTGCGTGCGCTCTACGTGAAGAGCACCATGGGCAAACCCCAACGCCTCTACTAA
- the rpl10a gene encoding large ribosomal subunit protein uL1 isoform X1 — protein MSKVSRDALYDAVKEVLQGSLTKQRKFTESVELQISLKNYDPQKDKRFSGTVRLKTLPRPKFSVCVLGDQQHCDEAKAAELPHMDIEALKKLNKNKKMVKKLAKKYDAFLASESLIKQIPRILGPGLNKAGKFPSLLTHNENLNTKVDEVKSTIKFQMKKVLCLAVAVGHVKMTEDELVYNIHLAVNFLVSLLKKNWQNVRALYVKSTMGKPQRLY, from the exons ATGAG TAAGGTGTCCAGGGATGCGCTGTACGATGCCGTGAAGGAGGTCCTGCAGGGCTCCCTTACCAAGCAAAGGAA GTTCACAGAGTCGGTGGAGCTGCAGATCAGCTTGAAAAATTATGATCCCCAGAAGGACAAGCGTTTCTCCGGCACTGTCAG GCTGAAGACTCTCCCCAGGCCCAAATTCTCCGTCTGCGTCCTGGGAGACCAGCAGCATTGTGACGAAGCCAAAGCTGCTGAGCTGCCCCACATGGACATTGAGGCTCTCAAGAAGCTcaacaagaacaagaagatGGTCAAGAAGCTCG CCAAAAAGTACGATGCCTTCCTGGCCTCAGAGTCTCTGATCAAGCAGATCCCTCGTATCCTCGGTCCTGGTCTCAACAAGGCTGGCAAGTTCCCCTCCCTGCTCACCCACAATGAGAACCTGAACACCAAAGTGGACGAGGTCAAATCCACCATCAAATTCCAGATGAAGAAG GTGCTGTGTCTGGCTGTAGCTGTAGGACACGTGAAGATGACAGAGGATGAGCTTGTGTACAACATCCACCTGGCCGTCAACTTCCTCGTGTCTCTGCTGAAGAAGAACTGGCAGAACGTGCGTGCGCTCTACGTGAAGAGCACCATGGGCAAACCCCAACGCCTCTACTAA